cggaccctacgggttcgagaactatgtagacatgaccgagactcatctccggtcaataaccaatagcagaacctagatgctcatattggctctacgaagatctttatcgttcaaaccgcataacgatatacgttgttccctttgtcatcggtatgttacttgcccgagattcgatcgttggtatcacaatacctagttcaatctcgttaccggcaagtctctttacacgttccgtaatgcatcattctgcaactaactcattagtcacattgcttgcaaggcttatagtgatgtgcattaccgagagggcccagagatacctctccgaaaatcggagtgacaaatcttaatcttgatctatgccaactcaacaagtaccatcagagacacctgtagagcacctttataatcacctagttacattgtgacgtttggtagcacacaaagtgttcctccggtattcgggagttgcataatctcatagtcagaggaacatgtataagtcatgaagaaagcagtagcaacaaactaaacgatcatcgtgctaagctaacggaatgggtcaagtcaatcacatcattctctaatgatgtgatcccgttaatcaaatgacaactcatgtctatggctaggaaacttaaccatctttgattcaacgagctaatcaagtagaggcaaactagtgacactcttttgtctatgtattcacacatgtactaagtttctggttaatacaattctagcatgaataataaacatttatcatgatataaggaaataaataataactttattattgcctctagggaatatttccttcagtgatcCACGCGCGCGTTCATACGAtttgcaccaaaggatagcaacataaccacaagcaaattaaaccaatcatagcaattcaccaattaccgataggacaacgaaaatctactcagacatcataggatggcaacacatcattggatgataatatgaagcataaagcaccatgttcaagtagagggtacagcgggttgcgggagagtggaccgctgtagatagatgggggaaggtgatgaagatgttggtgaagatgacagaggtgtttgtgtagatcgccgtcacacgatgatggcccaggcggtgttccggtgccaccgggagagagagggagagcccccccccttcttcttcttcttcttcttccttggccttctccctagatgggagaagggtttgccctctggtccatggcctccatggcggcggaggggcgagagcccctccgagattggatctgtctctctgtctctctctgtttctgcgttccagattctggcctttcaccgtttcttaaattcccggagatccgtaactccgattgggctgaaattttatcaTGATTTGTATCCGGataatagctttcttgcggcgaaagaagggcaccaactgccttacggggtggccgcaagggcccagggcgcgcctgaccccctggggcgcgccccctgcctcgtgcccccctcgggcatcgtctcgcgttgattcttcttcccaaaaatcacatatatttcaaaaaaaatctccgtcagtttttatcctgtttggactccatttgatatggattttctgcgaaacaaaaaatatgcaacaaacaggaactgacgctgggcactggatcaatatgttagtcccaaaaatagtataaaaagttgccaaaagtatatgaaagttgtataatattggcatggaacaataaaaaattatagatacgacggagatgtatcagcatccccaagcttaattcctgctcgtcctcgagtgggtaaaatGCACTGAACGCCGCTTCACCTCAAATTTGGCGTGGCGGTTTACAAAATTTAGGTGTCTCTCAACGCACCACAATCCACAGAAAACGATTTTCTCGAAAATGAATCAACACGGCTGAAAGTAAAAGTACCAACATGTTGCGCGCATGTGACCCATCTCTTATTCCATAATAATTTGCCTGACAAGGGATTAACCAACCTAATTACAAGTTTACAACTAGTTCACAAAGTTTACCAAAACAAAACTCTCGAAAAAAAAAATATGATGACCAAATAGTACGTACGGAATGGCTGCGTGCATTGTATTGATTGGACATGAATGTGCAACCTACCTCAGATCCGGGCTACCAAACACAGTCTCAGGACAGCATGTCTCGACAAATACATCACTATCAAACAACTGCACATTCATGTCCCCGCCAAAAAAAAAAACTGCACATTCATATGCCTAGCATGTCTAGACTTAGCATGTCTCAAAGGGGAACAACTATGTTAGGATGGGAACAGCTACCAAACACACCCCAAATATTCACACGGAACGATTTTCTTGAAATTGAATTAGCCCGGATGAAACTAACCAACATGCATGTTGCGCATTTGATCCATCTCTTATTCCATAATAATTTGCCTGACAAGGGATTAACCAACCTAATTACAAGTTTACAACTAGCTCACAAAGTTTACCAAAACAAGACTCTCGGAGAAAAATATATGATGACCAAACAGTACGTACGGAATGGGtgcgtgcattgcattgattggatGCAGTGCAGAGACCAGAACCCAGAAGCCTATCCTCATATTGGAAAACTGAGAAGAAAGAAGTGCGGCCAGCAGCGCGCGTGGCTACGGCCTACGGGGACGGGAAGCAGGCCTCGCTCTCGAGGATCGCCGCCTTGAGCTCCCGCTGGATGGACGCCCTCTCCGGCGACGTCACCAGGTCCTCCCACACCGACGACCCCGCGCCGCCCGTGGGGTGCCCGTTCTGGTACAGCTCGTGGACGCAATTGGCCTCCTCGTTGATCCTGCTCACCCGGTCCAGCAGCTGGATGTCCTCCACGTCCACCAGCAGCCTGCTGCCCCCGTCCTTCCACGCTATCAGctgttgcatccatggatccacGCATCACAACACGGAGAAGACGTCCGTCGATCGGTGCACAAGGAAAAAAGATACCTTTGGGCCGCCGACGGCGTTGGTGCTGTAGAGCCTGGCGTTGTCGACGAGCtcgcagtacctccggaaggcggaGGCGAACCGCTTGTGGGACCTCAGCTGCGAGGTCACCCGCACCGCCCTCCCGCATATGATGGCTCGCCTGCGTGCATGTACATCACCGCCGTACAAACGAATCGTGTCATTGTGCATGGGTGCTTAGAAACTCTAGCCAACCGCACCTAGCCGATCTCCTAAACTGAATGGTGAAGTAAAATTCTTACTCGGCCTTCTAGTGGACTCTTGTATTGAGTCGGCCGTCCACAGCTCAAGCAAAAAAATCTGCTCTCTACCGTAGCCTCACCCATCCCACTCCCGCGCCACATCCATGCCAACATCATCCTTCCCACCTCCACCGGCCACCACCCGTCACCGCTGACGCTCCGTAGGCCCCGTTGCGGTCCTCGACCACTCGGATTCGAGTCTCCCTCGCCGTGGGCGGCGCAGGAATCGGTGGATGTCGCCATCGCCGTCAAATTTGATGCATCCGGCCGCCGGCGACGATGGATTGGCTGGTTACCAAACCGCACAGCCCCCGACAAAGACTCTACGCCGCATGTAATTATGATCTCCTCTAACCGCTCGAATCTCACTTGTCGGCGAACCGCCGGCAAAGACACACCCAACGTTGGCCGGGCTCGGCACTGGCCCAACAACTCGTCGGCTCCCCGTTGCCCGATCATCAAGTGCAACGACTACCCGCGGCAGGTGATGCGCGGAGTTTCGACCATGCtagaacatcccggatgggtgtttttCAAGTGCAAAAGAGATGGGGTGAGTGCTTGTTTATCCGGTTGTTCATCGGATTAGTTGCAATTTGTACCTCATTGTTTGTTCAAAATTGTGGATAGAATGACAATTTTTGGTatccaaaacaagattacatcgatctATTAATAGCGAGAAATTTGATAGATGTTCATGCATTCCTTACTAGAGTAGAAACTAGAGATGAGACTAGAGGTAACGCAATGTCGAATTCGTCGGAACCGAAGAAGAAAAAAGTGTGCAAACTCGAGAAACCAATTGAGAGCATCAACAATGTTTAAAATGAAGACATAAAGTAAATATTAATTCAACTAATGGGAGCAACTATGAAAGTTAAATTTCTATTAAAATGTCTAATTGTAGTTCTTGTTTTTTTTAGTTCAATTCTCTTAGCGAAAAATCGATGAATTATGTACTCCAGTATATTAAACTATCGTTTAATGAAATAAAGAAGCAATGAAATTTGTTTCAGTGACCGAAAGTaaaatgcatttgatatttttttgtACTTAGTATTCACTAAGTTTAGAAGATCGGCTAGATCCGGCAAAAAATAGTGTGGAATAAAAACACTCCATTAAGTTttacttggccgatacttctttattATTAAAGGATCGATCGGCTAGAGTTGATCTTAGCTAGTTACCTGATCCCTCTGATGACGGCGAGGTAGGCGTCGCAGATGACACCGACGAGCTCGATGCGGTAGGGCTTCATTCTGCAGTTGGGCCCGATGCCCTCCTCGTCCTCCACGGCCTCCCAGTACTGCTCGGTGGTGGTCCCGTCGGCGGCCACCTTGTACCCGGCCCCCATGCGGTACCGCTGCTGGTGCACCTCCCGCGCCATGGCCACGGTCTGCAGCACGAACGGCTCCCACGACAGCGTGCCGTCCATGATCACGTCCCGCCCCTCGTTCAGCGCCGTCACCAGCACCGACGCCGCCGCGTCCGTCGACGACTGGTGCACCTGCATCATCATGCACGCACGCATTTGTACTGCTGCAACGCGCAAGAAAACCAGTGCTCCATTGATTGATTACCAGCTCGGCGGTCTGCAGCATGTCGTTGTGGTGGCCGCGGGAGTTGATGGCCTGGTAGATGACATCCGACTCCTTGAACGCGtcggcctccaccaccaccgcgTTCGCCGCCGCGCCCGACCAGAACATCCTGCAAGCACGCGTTAATTCGCATTGATTCGAGCACAGCACACACGGTGCTCACTGCACGCTCTTGCCGGCGACTCGATCGAGGAGACTCACTCCTTCACGATCTCTTTGATCACGGTGCTCTTGCCGgcgcccatgccgccgcccatCAGGAGCAGCACCGGGCTGCGGTCGCCTTGCGCCGCCGGGACCATCACCTCCGCCGGGGGGTAGCGCGGCTGGTTCTCGTGGCAGCTTATCCCGACCACCTTGAGCTCCTCCATCAGAGTCGAGaagagcctcgtcaccttcagctcTCTCGTCACCCTCTCGAACCTCATCTTCCTGGACGTACGTTGCCCAATCATGAACAACCAAAAACCAGATTCCATCGAGAATCTGTACGACTAACTTGTTGTCTTGCGCATTTTGTGCCGGCCGGATCAATGAATCATCACATATATGAAAGGTGGACAGTTGATTAATTACCTGGTGGCCTCAAACACCAAGCTCCTGAGCTTGCGTTTAGGTTGCTCTGCTGTCAGAACCTAATTAAGCAAGTGATACAGAGAGACATATTTTTACGAACGAGAGGTCAGTTGGTCAGTGTGCAAAATTTTCCTCCGCTTTAATCTGCCCCATTTGCCGTATACCTGCGTGATCACGTGGGTTGCCCATTTCCAGTGGAAGGAGAAGTAGCCGAGTATGCATCTGTCCAGCTCCTCGATCAGCTTCACGAGCAGGGCGTCCGGGTCCATGTTGTTGTGAAAGAAGGCGAGCAGATTCTGCTCGTAGCCCTCGCTCTTCTTCAGGTACTCGTAGGCCATTGTACAAAGGTGGGGGCACTGGTTCGGATCCTCGATCCCGATTTGATTAGCTGAAAAACAGATTCAGATAAGTGCTGATGAATGGGCCATTGCTTATGTTACTCGGAATCGATGAACAGTGCATGCGGCAACGGTCAGCATAAAACAATGATGCAGGGGAAACATGTTCAGCGGAAACAGTAAAGATTTTGCATTGAAATACATGTACGAAAA
The Triticum dicoccoides isolate Atlit2015 ecotype Zavitan chromosome 3A, WEW_v2.0, whole genome shotgun sequence genome window above contains:
- the LOC119272126 gene encoding uncharacterized protein LOC119272126, which translates into the protein MKGNVAAAVPRLVAHREVEMFSHYVANQIGIEDPNQCPHLCTMAYEYLKKSEGYEQNLLAFFHNNMDPDALLVKLIEELDRCILGYFSFHWKWATHVITQVLTAEQPKRKLRSLVFEATRKMRFERVTRELKVTRLFSTLMEELKVVGISCHENQPRYPPAEVMVPAAQGDRSPVLLLMGGGMGAGKSTVIKEIVKEMFWSGAAANAVVVEADAFKESDVIYQAINSRGHHNDMLQTAELVHQSSTDAAASVLVTALNEGRDVIMDGTLSWEPFVLQTVAMAREVHQQRYRMGAGYKVAADGTTTEQYWEAVEDEEGIGPNCRMKPYRIELVGVICDAYLAVIRGIRRAIICGRAVRVTSQLRSHKRFASAFRRYCELVDNARLYSTNAVGGPKLIAWKDGGSRLLVDVEDIQLLDRVSRINEEANCVHELYQNGHPTGGAGSSVWEDLVTSPERASIQRELKAAILESEACFPSP